From Vulpes vulpes isolate BD-2025 chromosome 7, VulVul3, whole genome shotgun sequence, one genomic window encodes:
- the GOLGA7 gene encoding golgin subfamily A member 7: protein MRPQQAPVSGKVFIQRDYSSGTRCQFQTKFPAELENRIDRQQFEETVRTLNNLYAEAEKLGGQSYLEGCLACLTAYTIFLCMETHYEKVLKKVSKYIQEQNEKIYAPQGLLLTDPIERGLRVIEITIYEDRGMSSGR, encoded by the exons ATGAGGCCGCAGCAGGCGCCGGTGTCCGGGAAGGTGTTCATTCAGCGAGACTACAGCAGCGGCACACGGTGCCAGTTCCAGACCAAGTTCCCCGCGGAGCTGGAGAACCGG ATTGATAGGCAGCAGTTTGAAGAAACAGTTCGAACTCTAAATAACCTTTATGCAGAAGCAGAGAAGCTTGGAGGCCAGTCGTATCTTGAAGGCTGTTTGGCTTGTTTAACAGCTTATACCATCTTCCTATGCATGGAGACTCATTACGAGAAG GTTCTGAAGAAAGTGTCCAAATACATTCAAGAGCAGAATGAGAAGATCTATGCTCCCCAAGGCCTCCTCCTGACAGATCCCATTGAGAGAGGACTTCGAGTT ATTGAAATCACCATTTATGAAGACAGAGGCATGAGCAGTGGAAGATAA